A genomic region of Phragmites australis chromosome 2, lpPhrAust1.1, whole genome shotgun sequence contains the following coding sequences:
- the LOC133908771 gene encoding uncharacterized protein LOC133908771 — translation MRFGTRKRGGGGDHSVAAALGTVGLGNFAALALRDPPDGLEVAAAYDDASGCITVSVGGAAVSASPADLAGALALPRGPVGLATGADPALFSSAEAIAAVRGFVRDRVLLGGGEDGGAAFGEVAAALRLVEEGKAYEVDWVGLVWAVLKAGTLQPRRYAPYLLRLMEYQRPELFAEVDGRFPVGKRCKGQMLQQCQWTGENLVICGDHEVEEEEGEEETSLVYGVSQNIGDLEEMPIFGEGKEVTAAVPVDCKRAFVEGEGIHGLSQGNAESGSQNCLPSDAKLLGHDMECDDGERVARGNANNQSCADDSSLDRHLCIMDERYDSSSPQQLIYGIKSQPGSNLQRIIEIEDEDDDNDNVGVGPSFPVTSNVPLGIATYLAQQHRGMEGICNGQTFSPFNGCLQQIIGHVLRVDNGYLGMQTACRDTQAEVQRMKEMVAEKERIIAATNYDILQELGVRNAEMCRLELMIHTAQQYKELLKKLSAKFQKYRNMMLRGKGVDLYLDVLGIAGEQNPASVQQLHACHHHQEISRIQQTWDSESLKLFRKITEVETGIADLNHEVQRLKDSRSIPDLNSGMEDDGEGEASMSKTEDILWAGEGGRVSSTTEGGKQLGELTANPDQRNE, via the exons ATGCGGTTCGGCACGCGCAagcgaggcggaggcggagaccACAGCGTCGCGGCGGCTCTCGGCACCGTGGGGCTCGGGAACTTCGCGGCGCTCGCCCTCCGCGACCCGCCCGACGGGCTCGAAGTCGCCGCCGCCTACGACGACGCCTCGGGCTGCATTACAGTCTCTGTCGGTGGCGCAGCCGTTTCCGCCTCCCCCGCGGACCTCGCGGGCGCCCTCGCGTTGCCGCGGGGCCCGGTTGGCCTCGCCACGGGGGCGGACCCGGCCCTCTTCTCCTCGGCGGAGGCGATCGCCGCTGTGAGGGGGTTCGTCCGCGATCGCGTGCTTCTGGGAGGTGGAGAGGACGGCGGGGCTGCGTTTGGGGAGGTTGCTGCCGCGTTGCGGTTGGTGGAAGAGGGGAAGGCGTACGAGGTGGACTGGGTCGGGTTGGTGTGGGCTGTGCTGAAGGCCGGGACGCTTCAGCCAAGGCGGTACGCGCCGTACCTTCTCCGTCTGATGGAGTACCAAAGGCCGGAGCTTTTCGCGGAGGTTGATGGGAGGTTTCCAGTTGGTAAGAGATGCAAAGGTCAGATGTTGCAGCAATGCCAGTGGACGGGCGAGAACCTGGTGATTTGTGGGGAccatgaggtggaggaggaggaaggggaggaagaGACCTCCTTGGTTTATGGGGTAAGCCAGAACATTGGGGACTTGGAGGAGATGCCAATATTCGGAGAGGGCAAGGAAGTTACTGCTGCTGTCCCTGTGGATTGCAAGAGAGCATTTGTGGAGGGAGAAGGGATTCATGGACTGAGCCAGGGAAATGCTGAGTCTGGATCGCAGAACTGCTTGCCTTCAGATGCCAAGCTTTTGGGCCATGACATGGAGTGCGATGACGGGGAACGAGTTGCTCGTGGGAATGCCAACAACCAGAGTTGTGCTGATGATTCTTCTTTGGACAGGCACCTCTGCATAATGGATGAGCGATATGACTCCTCAAGCCCTCAGCAGTTGATCTATGGGATCAAGTCACAACCTGGATCCAATCTGCAACGCATAATTGAAATCGAAGATGAAGACGATGACAATGACAATGTGGGTGTTGGCCCTAGCTTTCCTGTCACCAGTAATGTTCCTTTGGGCATCGCAACTTATCTTGCGCAACAGCATAGGGGAATGGAGGGCATTTGTAATGGCCAAACTTTTTCGCCTTTCAATGGCTGCCTACAACAAATCATTGGTCATGTGCTTCGTGTGGATAATGGATACCTGGGTATGCAAACAGCTTGCAGAGACACTCAAGCTGAAGTGCAGCGCATGAAGGAGATGGTGGCCGAAAAAGAGCGCATAATTGCAGCTACTAATTATGATATACTGCAGGAGCTTGGAGTGCGGAACGCTGAAATGTGCCGACTGGAGTTGATGATCCACACCGCTCAACAATACAAAGAGTTACTCAAGAAGCTTTCAGCTAAATTTCAGAAGTACAGGAACATGATGTTGCGTGGGAAAGGTGTCGACCTATATTTGGATGTTCTTGGCATCGCTGGTGAGCAGAATCCCGCTTCGGTGCAACAACTGCATGCctgtcatcatcatcaggaGATTAGTAGGATTCAACAAACTTGGGATTCAGAGTCTTTGAAGCTTTTTAGGAAGATAACAGAAGTGGAGACGGGCATAGCAGACCTCAACCATGAAGTGCAAAGACTTAAGGATTCCAGATCAATTCCAGACCTCAACAGTG GCATGGAAGATGATGGTGAGGGCGAAGCCTCCATGAGCAAGACGGAGGACATACTTTGGGCAGGTGAAGGAGGTCGTGTCAGTAGCACCACAGAG GGAGGAAAGCAGCTTGGTGAATTAACGGCAAACCCTGATCAGAGGAATGAATGA
- the LOC133910093 gene encoding basic leucine zipper 6-like: MAQLPPRIPAAVHHWPEGGHHGAPAWADDFAEFAASRRGAHRRSLSDSVAFVEVAPADGGAGEFDRLDDDQLMSMFPDEAGGSASAPGSENGGSNDSDGDKRGATGNGCHDGQNEGAGSQAPATGQPAAAASETELIRDPKRVKRILANRQSAQRSRVRKLQYISELERSVTTLQNEVSVLSPRVAFLDQQRTILTVGNSHLKQRIAALAQDKIFKDAHQEALRKEIERLRQVYEQQNLKMSAGAPASDHGPPPLRAEKELMS, encoded by the exons ATGGCGCAGCTGCCTCCCAGGATCCCGGCCGCGGTGCACCACTGGCCGGAGGGTGGCCATCACGGCGCGCCGGCGTGGGCGGATGACTTCGCCGAGTTCGCGGCGTCGCGGCGGGGAGCGCATCGGAGGTCGCTGAGCGACTCGGTCGCGTTCGTCGAGGTGGCGCCGGCGGACGGCGGGGCCGGGGAGTTCGACAGGCTCGACGACGACCAGCTCATGTCCATGTTCCCCGACGAGGCCGGAGGGTCGGCGTCCGCGCCGGGGTCCGAGAACGGGGGCAGCAACGACAGCGACGGCGACAAGCGCGGCGCCACCGGCAATGGCTGCCATGATGGGCAGAACGAGGGCGCGGGGTCACaggcgccggcgacgggacagcccgccgccgccgcctcggagACGGAGCTGATCCGAGACCCCAAGAGGGTCAAGAG GATCCTGGCTAATCGGCAGTCGGCTCAGAGGTCGCGGGTGAGGAAGCTGCAGTACATCTCCGAGCTCGAGCGCAGCGTCACGACCCTGCAG AATGAAGTATCCGTACTGTCTCCCCGGGTGGCATTTCTGGATCAGCAGCGGACGATACTGACGGTCGGCAATAGCCACCTCAAGCAACGAATCGCAGCTCTTGCACAGGACAAGATTTTCAAGGATG CTCATCAAGAGGCGTTGAGGAAGGAGATCGAGAGGCTGCGGCAGGTGTATGAGCAGCAGAACCTCAAGATGTCAGCTGGTGCTCCCGCTTCCGACCATGGGCCGCCTCCGCTGCGTGCAGAGAAAGAGCTCATGAGCTAG
- the LOC133910094 gene encoding uncharacterized protein LOC133910094, with translation MNSIQQQQEDDLMELLETDDELLVELLDASDAGADEPEEAAAQQLGFTFDVDGDGWGEVDGQELNSIYPHQDCEDCGLDRIMSDFEFGDHGCSRSPAPYVVFDDDLVEALEWTDTAEAAMGPFTGERMGEWYMDGMIMEWNDDGGSGFSFEPCYGGEAGTEQVYGSPLWE, from the coding sequence ATGAACAGcatccagcagcagcaagaagaCGACTTGATGGAGTTGCTGGAGACCGACGACGAGCTGCTCGTCGAGCTCCTGGACGCTTCCGACGCTGGCGCCGACGAGCCTGAGGAGGCAGCAGCCCAGCAGCTCGGCTTCACGTTTGACGTTGACGGTGACGGCTGGGGCGAGGTCGATGGCCAAGAACTGAACTCGATCTACCCGCACCAGGACTGCGAGGACTGCGGCCTCGACCGCATCATGTCCGACTTCGAGTTCGGGGACCACGGATGCTCACGGTCCCCGGCGCCGTACGTCGTCTTCGACGACGACCTCGTGGAGGCGTTGGAGTGGACGGACACGGCCGAAGCCGCCATGGGCCCGTTCACCGGCGAGCGCATGGGGGAGTGGTACATGGACGGCATGATCATGGAGTGGAACGACGACGGGGGAAGCGGCTTCTCGTTTGAACCCTGCTACGGCGGCGAGGCTGGCACGGAGCAAGTGTACGGCAGCCCGTTGTGGGAGTGA